One window from the genome of Entelurus aequoreus isolate RoL-2023_Sb linkage group LG04, RoL_Eaeq_v1.1, whole genome shotgun sequence encodes:
- the LOC133647820 gene encoding uncharacterized protein LOC133647820 codes for MEQTPGLDNEPEVSVPSAHALVRRCRRIWAAARLVLIRQRDRIKKTADRKRRPAPAYQPGHRVWLSTKDMRLKVPSKKLAPRFIGPYPITRVIGPSAVRLRLPRSLRVYPTFHVSRVKPVKVSPLVPATTSPPPPEMIEGGPVYKVKKLLAVRSRGRGRQYLVDWEGYGPEERQWVPSRHIVDSTLIEDFHKDHPGQPGPSGVGPKGRGTVTPRSRALPLVSPV; via the exons atggagcaaacacctggtctgg ACAATGAGCCGGAAGTATCGGTCCCCTCGGCACATGCTCTGGTCCGACGTTGCCGACGCATCTGGGCAGCTGCTCGTCTGGTGCTGATCCGACAGAGAGATCGGATAAAGAAGACTGCAGATCGCAAGAGGAGACCCGCTCCGGCATACCAGCCAGGGCATAGAGTTTGGCTCTCGACCAAGGACATGCGACTCAAGGTACCCTCCAAGAAATTAGCACCCCGATTCATAGGTCCATACCCTATCACCAGAGTCATCGGACCCTCTGCTGTACGACTCCGTCTGCCCCGGTCCCTACGAGTATACCCAACCTTCCACGTCAGCCGAGTGAAACCGGTTAAAGTAAGCCCGTTGGTTCcagccaccacgtcccctccGCCACCCGAGATGATTGAGGGCGGTCCTGTTTACAAAGTAAAGAAGTTGTTAGCAGTTCGCAGCAGGGGCCGGGGCAGACAGTATCTGGTGGACTGGGAAGGGTATGGACCGGAAGAGAGACAGTGGGTGCCTTCTCGACACATTGTGGACTCCACCCTCATTGAGGACTTCCATAAAGACCATCCCGGACAGCCTGGGCCGTCAGGTGTCGGCCCTAAAGGGAGGGgtactgtcacaccgcg atcacgggcccttcctcttgtgtcaccagtctga